tcaaatgagccatcactgcgacttttctgctcaatgcatccgcaactacattagctttacccgggtggtagctaatgtcacagtcataatcattcacaagctccaaccaacgcctctgacgcatgttcaactccttctgcgtaaagaaatacttgaggctctagtggtcggtaaagatctggcacttctctgcatacaataatgcctccaaatcttcagggcaaatactacggctgccaactctagatcatgggtagggtagttcttctcatggattttcagctgtcgagaagcatatgctatcactttcccatgctgcatcaacaccgcgcctaaaccgagcttcgaagcatcggtatacaaaacaaaatctccgggccctgacggcatggccaaaactggtgctgagataagagcttgcttcaaagtatcgaagctattctgacattcatcgctccacacaaatttagcattcttcttgatcaatgatgtgagtggaacggcaatagaggagaatcccttaatgaacttccgataatatcctgctagcccaagaaaactgtgGATCTCTAATGCATTCTGcagcacaacccaatctctgagtgcggcaactttcgctgggtctacctcaataccactgctagaaacaatgtggcctaagaacgccaccttctctaaccaaaattcgcacttactgaactttgcgaataacttgtgcttctgcaaggtctgtagcactgtggttagatgtctgctgtgatcctcctgattcttggaatagacgagaatgtcgtttatgaatactatcacaaactggtcaagcaacggctgaaatacgcgattcatgagatccatgaagatcgctggcgtattcgtcagaccgaacggcataacaaggaactcatagtggctataacgagtcctaaaagcagtcttggaaacatcatcatctttcaccctcaactggtgataaccggaacacagatctatcttggagaataccgaagctccctgcaactgatcaaatagatcctcaatccgcggaagtgggtacttgttcttcaatgtaaccctgttcaattcccggtaatcaatgcaaagtctcatcgtgccatccttcttcttcacaaataagactggcgcaccccatggtgaaaaactcgggcgaatgaactccttatctagaagttcctgaatctgcttcttaagctctgccatctctgtcggtgctagtcggtacggtacTTTGGAGATCgaagccgtacctggcataagctcaatataaaactccacctctctctcgggtggcataccagaaacgtcctcaggaaaaacgtctaagaagtctctaacaatcggaacatctgcgtctgactgactgggtgcctcggggacagatataaaagttgctaaaaacgcccgacaccctctatgcatgagcttcctagtctggacataaggaataatgcgcggtaaaggaaagtacatgtctggctcaaataagaactgcgtcattccaggagGTCAGACTAAAACAGATCTCcactggaagtcaatcaaaactctgttccgcaatagccagtccatccatagaatgatgtcaaactctggcatcggcaacacgatcagatccgcataaacgaggttgccatggagctcaagatctatgtctcggatcacattggtagctgccatctcctcaccagaaggcaatactactgaataggctacatctagcccgatggtcttaactttgagaaagttagcaaagacctccaaaataaatgagtgagtggcccctgaatctatcaaggccttcgtagcggaaccagatataaaaattctccttgaaagatcggaactctaagttgaacccaatagttacaagaactaaacttatagacatgcaaaggccagagttcttctaacctaattccccaaaataatactgagtagagcatgcaatcccatcgcaattctaagttcaaaatctcaatcccgattcccaaaacattgaaattcaaatataaacttaaagctataagatacctgtcataagcatggtctccgggtttgtCTCTGTCGCATGCaaggcaaaaactctgccttgggtaggcagattcctctgagggaactgcagaagtaagtggtctggactaccacacttataacacttccctgagccatacatacatgctccaggatggcggcgtgagcacttgggacagactggatGCTCGAGGGTCCTTGGGACCGGGCATCCCCGCTGCTGCAGCTGCAgctgctgacctctgtttctaggcggcccgtgaaaaggcctcttgttctgctgctgatgctgctgaggaggaagACAGTGTGGTACcgggactgggcgcttgccctggcgatctctctcgatatcacgctgatcctgctctgcggctagagctttggagacagcgacctcataagcagtagggtcagacaccctaacatcacggcgcaagatcagccgtagacccaccaagaaatgcatcaacttggctttagcatcattcgcgatcaggggcacaaaatgacaacccctctcaaacttacggatgtactccgtaacagtcatatctccctgcctcaggttcatgaactcagtggtcaacctggtgcgcacttcctcagtaaaatatttggagtagaatacctccgtgaagcgcgcccaactcagtgtagccaagttcagggctactgatgctccttcccaccataaacgggcatctcctccgaataaatatGTGGCACATTGAACTctatctgcatctccaagctccatgaactcgaagataacctcgagggacttgatccaaccctcggcaatcatggggtccgtcgtccctgaaaactccttaggacgcatcttcatgaatctctcatagacagcctcgggccctgtcggcctggtcgccacagcatggttccccgcaaaatgtgcgaagaactgagtcatcccaactagcatctgggcattcatgtccggtggaggtggaggtggtggtaactctctctcctgcctctgctcctccctgtcctctttgcgaggctcatcatttctagtgcactcgagaatgcgtctagggggcatactgttccatacataatctatacgtaactaacatgcataattccataatttatttaaatttaaatactgaacaataaaataaatctggacgtaaaatatttcatgaaaacatgttgttaaataattcatgctttgaataaaatgcataaatgtaaaacttacagaccgaagacgtgacttcatgagcttctcgtggtcagtagtagcacaaccctttacagaaccattgctctgataccagctataatggcccgaaaattcgtgtttgaaaatttgcggaaaaatttaaaattttctttttaaaataattaaaatgcctcattcacgaaataaactgataattcaagtttaatgttcaaaatagcagcggaagaaattattgctcacaaaataacaagttaaagtaatccaccaactgataaaaatgtttgagcataaaaatggcaaatgttgtaaatgaggtcctcgggttccactactgccgacccaagctggctcattggtccccgccctcggtctcgacctcataagtacctacaacaataaattttagtgagtctaaagactcagcatgcatatattgtaaataacgagtaaataatataataaaattgcatgagataaaatatcatgtcatgaggcataacgtgaaaataacttatcatgagcaattataatacgtgcataactgactgaaaatcataagtgaaatgtttgctccatagagccctgtaatgaaatagcatgtcataaattttctgttgagattatgttctacacAAGtagcccctgcactgaactgaccggtaactggcgaccgggtaaataataatcgtctgatcagactaatgccacagtatactgggtggaactgaactgaactgaccagtaactgacgaccgggtgatacaataatcccatgatactGAAAtaaccacaagcaatatcgtataaatctcaaaaatgaatattttatatttttatgcacgtaatataattaaatggcataattaaatatcctgtattattttacaacctggattggatcgttttcaggctcgctgcgacctaaaatataacgtgaaaatatgcaaatgatttaacttgaccaaactatgtaattaaatctcaaaaaatggCACCATTacgcctaacgacttcgtatttaatcatgacttcgtgccaacccgaaccgacaccgaaccatcatataatcatgattaaaatatgcctaaaatgatgaaataatgctcctaaatttacagtactcgaaatttagtaaagggaggccaaaaacatgaaacgctctttcgagagttatTTTGGCACCTTGCactgtaaattctcgtacgacctcaaaactgatccgaatcacaaatggccaaaaacatgaccttctaactccatgaggcactgtccagtccaaggccataggctagaagccaaccaagaactcaaacgagcctccgaaccaacgcaccacttgctgtccacaaaatacagcagccgtGTCTTtgcttccttgtgtcgttttcgagactaccggccattggggcttgaaccaccgaccagaggctcttaccaacatcctaaggtatggtttgaaccatggctaagggccctaggccagccacaattcgcaccgCACCCGAAACCAATCGAAAAATCCACCCGAGCACTTAATTCTGCGTGTGGGGTGTTGCGACGcttcttgctgtcatggaccattccagtggccatttggttgaccatgacacgatctagacatcaaggggtatggtgtgaaccgtggctatgggccagagGCCAAACAATATTCTCACCACCACCAAACTCGAAAGTTACACAAGCAGAATTCGAAAAGGGCGAAGGGGCTGTGCATGTGTTTAGATTTAAAAACTGATTccgccatggaccaagccttaaAAAGGTGACTtaatcacgtcttagacatgatagggaagtgttctaaccatggctataggcccctagggcagccaagatcagaaactccCTCCCTCGACAGCAACTATACCAATCGAGACTCAAAGGGACACATttggggtgttgctgtcacatgcgAATTTCCAGCATGcgaatttccagcatgtatgggaCTGaacgaatggaccaacatggtcttgacacaccctagtacatgtctagatgcagccttgggagaCTGGACACGAGCCAACCTGTAactcaacaaaaacaacaaaaaccgTGAGGCATAGAGTGAAGCCAAATCTGCACTACttttttgaaaatgatttgacaatATTTAGGTTTATGCCTATTAAATCATGCACgtgatatgttttaaaatattaatataacttgattgaagagtgaaatgaaatataaacattccttggttcgttttgaatGGAAAACGAACGAATCGACgacacggcgcggaggagacggagtgcacTTTTCTACCTAGTTTTCCTTCAACTTTCCTCTTGCTTTCTCTAACTTTCTCACGGTTTGTACACTGAATTGCTCTCAAATTTCGGTGAGGAGGGAGAGGAggagatggttaggagagtgaggggaggggttgcaatataaaagggatggcaagaccaagtcttgctctctttgaatttgaaatggttggATATTCAaaaatgattgttggagggatAGATGGGGTGCAAATGACCGATTCTTCATGGCTAGATATAGGTTGATTATTAACTAAATGGTGATCAAAATGAAaggattatcctactaataaataacaaggaaagggtcaaaggttgtgagttgtcaaagaattgcTACATcactaagggggtggccgaaatttggttaataaatggaggggaaatattgcttagttagtgtattttaaacctttagagccttacatatcctttaaataatttagtgaattaacacattaattatggaacctaaatgaacttatttcctacttacctcaagttacttaaataattccttaaacctccttataacttaaattaacttactagttagctaaaataaactctgggaatgttttcttaattttaaattttatctcaaaactccaactcaagcccggcctcactgaaaagataaaaatttaaactactgcataaaataattaactttaaagaaaagcatttaaatactcatgcaataaaatcattttaatttaaaatactagaattatgcatggcttatacgtagtctaatttacgggttctacactggCCCTACTGACAATTCGTATATTGTAGGCAGTGCTCGCAGATTTCTGACAATTCAGATATTATTTGTGCGGAAGACTTTATCCAATAATTGAGCTTTGTAACTCTGAGTAGTCTAATTGATTCTTCAGAGAATGTTTCTTGGGTTAACTCAATTATATTTTACGACCAATTGGTCTTCAGCTATCAGTTCGGTATACTTAGATATCAGTTAAGTTTCAAACGGATTTAACTTACAAAACTTTCAGTTTAACTCACGTTCAGTTTAGCTCATTATCAATTTGTTAAATCATCAAAACTCAGTTGATTCAGCAAACACCTTTATGCAATTCTTGTAAATTTTCTAACTCATAATCTTAGTTTTATCTACAAATTTGACCCGATTCACTTCCCAGCATTACCCCAAAGAGAACGGTTTCTGaccttttattattatttttgtaagattttttttaaaaccgagTCTGTAATGTATAAAAATATTGTTGATTTTTTGTATAGAATAACACCACAAATTATATTGAACTTTTTATAGAAGCAAATGCGCAAGGCTCAGTAATGTTCCTGTTCATTGAGAGAAAAAATATGAACCGGGACTAAGAAATATGAATCCTCTCTCAACTGAAATAAATCTCACATTTTTATACACAATGTCGCCTCTTACGTAGtagaaattattatttgttttaGTATCATTGGCTCGCCATTCATAGTCACTCAACTGTAATGCTAAAATTATGGGATACTTCCATACCATTAGTTGGTAAAATTTTCTCCTTCCCAATGTGACTCTGCCTCATTGCATCATCAGGGCACTTGTATTTTGACAAAGAAGCAAGCTCGTGCACCGAATCCGCGATCTGGGACGTGCAACAGACGATTTCTATGAGTAGTGAAGCAACAGTTACTGCAGGGATTATGTCAACAAGATCTGAGTCAGGCCAAAGGCTGGTTTTGAATAAAGATTTCAAATTCTTGGACGCGTTTTTCGCATTAGATATGTGTGCATCAGCTGGAGTTGCCCGAGTCATTTTCTTGATTGCAGCTGATAGTTCTATTAGAGCACTACTACATTCTGTGCTCATTTTCGTGCACAATTCCTGTATCTTTGCTCGGATTTCCATTGGCGTCTGCAGCAAACAACAccttctttaaaaaaataaagagtaTATCTAGAATAAGATTTGATATTATGAAGAAAAATATCCATATATTCTATGGCTGAACCACATAAATCATGTTGCTTTATATGCTGATTAAAGAAAATCACAAAAAGGTTAGTTTACCTGCATCTCTGAGTTCAGATACCCACTTAGTGCTTCGATTCGATATGCACATTCTCGTGTAACTGCACCAATCTTCAGGTATTGACCCCATGGTTGGCGGTATCTAAATTTACCATGCCTCGGCTCCCATTTTGCAAAATTCACCTGCAGTTACAGAAACTCACTAAAGTTAACCAGTGATCACTCTATGGTTTCATCCAAAATTCAAAAAGGATCGACTTTTTCTATCGTTtccttcgatagaattcagatATAAATAGAGCATAAAAATCCCATTTGTATTAAGAACAATCTTGATTCTTGTGTTAAATCAACCTGTATAACTCACCAATGATTCCTCGGTGCCTTTAGAATTCAGAACAGACTTATACTCAGCAAGTGatgtcttctcttgatcctttCTTTCCAACGACTTGAAGTATTCACCTGCAAACCCTGTGATTCCATTCAGGTTCAAAGATCAATCATTCCAGCTCCAAAACAAGGATGAAACAATGATATCAATAGACAAACAGATTgtgaagaaaagaaaattgaaaaaagaaaagagaaggAAAAAAAGGCACCTTCCAAGAAAATCCCAAGCTTTTCGATATTAGCAGCAGTGAGATTATGGAGTTCTTCACCAGCCCAAATTGGCCTAATAAATGCACAAATAAAAACTGAAGCAGCACCACCAATCAACACCGTGGATAGCCTAATATATGCTATATCTAATACTTCATCGTCCCGGTATCCCGAAACGCATATCAGACTGACTGTGAGGATGAAAATCATTAACCCGTAATCATATCTTGGCTTCAACTTAGGATGAAATCTCATAAATGTCACCACAGCAGCTGCACAATAAACAAACAAATTCATGAAATGAATATTCAGATTCAAAAACTCGAAAGTCGCTAGATTTCGGGGGCCGATTTACCTATCAATAAGACAGAGAGACCTAGGAGAATAGGCTCTACTTTGTCCCCTGAAAAACATGCTAATCTATGTGCTCCCACCCCTAATGAACCACCTAGAAGTGTTGCAATCCCTCTGTTCACCACTTTTCCAAGTGTTGCACCTGATATTCAATCACACAAAAGTTTGCCAGATATCAAATGCGTAAGCAAGAACAagatttcaataaaaaaaacaagagCAAATTCAGGAAGCCAACAACTAATGTTGTTCAAAACTATACAGAACAAAGATTATACGTAAAAAGTTGATTGAATATGATATGAGTTTTAAAAACTTACCCACTGAAAATTCGAAGACAACAACAACAGTTATGACTGCCCACATTGCAGAAACACCGAAGCCATCGTATATTGGAtcatcaaaataataaaataaagatacTAAAATTATTGCCAATCCCACTTTAAATGAGTGAACGACCCTTCTGGGATCGTCCTCCGCCAGTTTCTTGGCTTCTTTCGCGGCATAGATCACCGCATTAACGAGCTTATTTATCAAACCCTTTACCAAATtccatttattttttataaatccaGCGTTTTCTTGATTTTCAGACACCATTTTCATGGAAAATTTCTTGTTTAATGTTTGCCTAAACCCCAGCTGGAAGCGAGTGGGATGGAAGATCCTTGGGATATTTATAAGTGGGAAAAGGCGCAAAATCAcagcttttttttttcttttgatacGTTGGCCCTATGTCGTCGTGCTACCTGGAAAATTCACTACCATAAATAAGgctttttgtatatatatatacatatatatattgattgtttttgtatttttaaaataatattgatatataaatttagtGCAACTTTTCGCCGCATGAAAACTTTATACTAAAACATATTAAATGTTTCTCAATTAGCCGTGTAAGCATATGGGAATTATGGTAACTAAGTTCACTCCTGAACATGTCTGTAGAACCAACTGTTCCCATTTCAATAAAAGGGTAGCTTCGATGCTACATGTGGGGTATTGACTCCACATGGTTTGGATGGACAAGATTCACacacatatgtgattttaaaaaaattagtggaccACATGTATGTGTGGCTAAATTTGGGCCCTTGATTCTATCATCGGGATAGTGCCTTTACATGTAGGATGGAATCAACCCAATAAAAGATGGAACCAAAACTGAACACCTTATTCCGGTTTTTGATTGTTTTGGTTTATGTTTGGATATGGTCTGAATcgaattgaattaaaatttatgGAATAAATTTTAAGTTGTCAAGAAAAAATTAATGACTATACAAATTTTGTTTAATTATAATTCTATTTGATAGTTGTGTTACAAAATATTATGAATATTtggttttttattaaaaaaaacaataagggtcaactttaaaatatatatctaaATTAACTTTGTTGTCTGTGATTTACAAgaacttaaaatttaaaattattctaTGGTTGTGGTTATGGTTCCACATCCATATAATTTCGTATTTTAAAAACCAAAAACCGAACCGTACGTAGGAACTCGATTTTAGTTTTAGAAAAATAGCCATACACGGTTTTGCATTAGAACGATGGGATTATGCGAACCATCTGTGTACAATGAAGATGGCAGCTGGACATGGCTGCCTACCGACTTTTGACCAGTTGGGGCAATATGGTTCACAATTAAATGTGATTTTGAAATTGAAAATACTTATATAATTTTCTAAAACTATTATTGGATCTAGATAATGTATAACTTCACATGTCCTGTGCACAAAGTTAGCTGCTCCATAATATCCCCGATCCAATGTTCCATCCATCTATCTAAATAAACTAAATGCATGTAATATATAACAGATCATTGTttatcaaaacataaaatataatacaAACAAAATACTAAAAAGTGTTAAAAATCATAGACTTGAGTTTAACTCCACTACGTACAAAAGCTAGTTCAAGAGGGATGAGAGTTCGAGTTCATATATACAATTCCCAAGAACTTAATTCAACCGACGTGAGACATCTAACAAACCCACCTTCCAACCCAGAAATGAACAACTGAGACATAAAGTTTACAAGAGATTAATGAGTGACTCATAAGAGCCCAGATTCACCATTATGTTTGGACTAACCCATGTTCATTATTATGTATTGGACTGCTCTTATAGGCCACTCATGACTATTGTTTGGTAAACTTTACACTCCAATAGTTTCATTACTAGGCGTAAGGAGGTGTGTTTGATGTCCACATCGGTTAGATTAAGTtctttatatttgtatatatgAACTTGAATTATTTTCTTCCTTGAACTAGATTTTGGGATAGAGTGTCACGTctcgggacgggggttggttgacaccgacgttgctctcaaatttacattcgaaaacaacaagcctcagaagtacaaaattcagaaaccagtcttttattcataatactgaataacTCAATGTCTGCTACAAActcaaatgttttacagcggaaatgtaaaatcGAACATAATACtgtcttaacagatgcagcgtAATCTTATTACATAAATCAGAACTGAGAaaaataacagtcttcttcaccagccccagaactgatgttgttcttcttcttctaacaattcttcctcgctcttatctgagatggatttggtgggtgagtgatatggttgtcactcagtaagcggagacgggaataactcccacttttcga
The Primulina tabacum isolate GXHZ01 chromosome 9, ASM2559414v2, whole genome shotgun sequence DNA segment above includes these coding regions:
- the LOC142556530 gene encoding aluminum-activated malate transporter 2-like, giving the protein MKMVSENQENAGFIKNKWNLVKGLINKLVNAVIYAAKEAKKLAEDDPRRVVHSFKVGLAIILVSLFYYFDDPIYDGFGVSAMWAVITVVVVFEFSVGATLGKVVNRGIATLLGGSLGVGAHRLACFSGDKVEPILLGLSVLLIAAVVTFMRFHPKLKPRYDYGLMIFILTVSLICVSGYRDDEVLDIAYIRLSTVLIGGAASVFICAFIRPIWAGEELHNLTAANIEKLGIFLEGFAGEYFKSLERKDQEKTSLAEYKSVLNSKGTEESLVNFAKWEPRHGKFRYRQPWGQYLKIGAVTRECAYRIEALSGYLNSEMQTPMEIRAKIQELCTKMSTECSSALIELSAAIKKMTRATPADAHISNAKNASKNLKSLFKTSLWPDSDLVDIIPAVTVASLLIEIVCCTSQIADSVHELASLSKYKCPDDAMRQSHIGKEKILPTNGMEVSHNFSITVE